The following coding sequences lie in one Oncorhynchus gorbuscha isolate QuinsamMale2020 ecotype Even-year linkage group LG10, OgorEven_v1.0, whole genome shotgun sequence genomic window:
- the LOC124046351 gene encoding claudin-20-like isoform X1, protein MASLRLKSSSPPPHPVFLCVYRNHCEQPDASKRSSAPAESIGAGTEELSRRLLPALAPESSTAVWGEEPRCLAGAGWMLTGGVGGHGRRRKMASTGMQIFAFVLALLGIMGAMMATLLPNWKVSADVGSNIITAISQMQGLWMDCTWYSTGMFSCTLKYSVLSLPAYLQTARTTMVLSCVMAAMGLCLASLGLKCTRWGGGRRAAKRQAAIASGGCFIAAGFLCLVPASWFTKEVITNFLDHSVHESNKFEPGGAVYVAFLSAGFLFVGGSIFCVSCSGKRPGHQDMILLPPPDKLLLQQQQHLLQQQQQDQLQHQYCSLSPLDNKTGYSLQDYV, encoded by the exons ATGGCTTCCCTAAGGCTGAAATCCTCCTCGCCCCCTCCTCACCCcgtgtttttgtgtgtttacAGAAATCATTGCGAACAACCTGACGCGTCAAAAAGGAGCTCTGCACCAGCCGAG TCCATTGGAGCCGGCACTGAGGAACTGAGTCGTCGGCTGCTGCCAGCTCTAGCACCAGAATCCTCTACAGCCGTCTGGGGTGAGGAGCCGAGGTGCCTGGCTGGGGCTGGGTGGATGCTAACTGGAGGAGTAGGGGGCCACGGCAGAAGGAGGAAAATGGCATCCACAGGCATGCAGATCTTTGCCTTTGTCCTGGCGCTGCTGGGCATCATGGGGGCCATGATGGCTACGCTGCTGCCCAATTGGAAGGTGAGCGCCGATGTAGGCTCCAACATCATCACGGCCATCTCCCAGATGCAGGGGCTGTGGATGGACTGCACCTGGTACAGCACCGGCATGTTCAGCTGCACCTTGAAGTACTCGGTGCTGTCGCTGCCCGCCTACCTGCAGACTGCCCGCACCACCATGGTGCTGTCCTGTGTGATGGCTGCCATGGGCTTGTGCCTGGCATCCCTGGGGCTCAAATGTACTCGCTGGGGGGGCGGCCGGCGCGCCGCCAAGAGGCAGGCGGCCATCGCCAGCGGGGGCTGCTTCATCGCTGCCGGCTTCCTGTGCCTGGTGCCTGCTTCCTGGTTCACCAAAGAGGTCATCACTAACTTCCTGGACCACAGCGTGCACGAGAGCAATAAGTTTGAGCCCGGGGGCGCCGTGTACGTGGCCTTCCTGTCGGCAGGCTTCCTCTTTGTGGGGGGGTCCATCTTCTGCGTGTCGTGCTCGGGGAAGAGGCCCGGCCACCAGGACATGATCTTGCTGCCGCCCCCTGATAAACTCTTACTGCAGCAGCAACAGCACCTCctacagcaacagcagcaggacCAGCTCCAGCACCAGTACTGCTCCCTCTCCCCACTAGACAATAAAACAGGCTACAGTCTGCAGGACTATGTGTAG
- the LOC124046351 gene encoding claudin-20-like isoform X2, with product MLTGGVGGHGRRRKMASTGMQIFAFVLALLGIMGAMMATLLPNWKVSADVGSNIITAISQMQGLWMDCTWYSTGMFSCTLKYSVLSLPAYLQTARTTMVLSCVMAAMGLCLASLGLKCTRWGGGRRAAKRQAAIASGGCFIAAGFLCLVPASWFTKEVITNFLDHSVHESNKFEPGGAVYVAFLSAGFLFVGGSIFCVSCSGKRPGHQDMILLPPPDKLLLQQQQHLLQQQQQDQLQHQYCSLSPLDNKTGYSLQDYV from the coding sequence ATGCTAACTGGAGGAGTAGGGGGCCACGGCAGAAGGAGGAAAATGGCATCCACAGGCATGCAGATCTTTGCCTTTGTCCTGGCGCTGCTGGGCATCATGGGGGCCATGATGGCTACGCTGCTGCCCAATTGGAAGGTGAGCGCCGATGTAGGCTCCAACATCATCACGGCCATCTCCCAGATGCAGGGGCTGTGGATGGACTGCACCTGGTACAGCACCGGCATGTTCAGCTGCACCTTGAAGTACTCGGTGCTGTCGCTGCCCGCCTACCTGCAGACTGCCCGCACCACCATGGTGCTGTCCTGTGTGATGGCTGCCATGGGCTTGTGCCTGGCATCCCTGGGGCTCAAATGTACTCGCTGGGGGGGCGGCCGGCGCGCCGCCAAGAGGCAGGCGGCCATCGCCAGCGGGGGCTGCTTCATCGCTGCCGGCTTCCTGTGCCTGGTGCCTGCTTCCTGGTTCACCAAAGAGGTCATCACTAACTTCCTGGACCACAGCGTGCACGAGAGCAATAAGTTTGAGCCCGGGGGCGCCGTGTACGTGGCCTTCCTGTCGGCAGGCTTCCTCTTTGTGGGGGGGTCCATCTTCTGCGTGTCGTGCTCGGGGAAGAGGCCCGGCCACCAGGACATGATCTTGCTGCCGCCCCCTGATAAACTCTTACTGCAGCAGCAACAGCACCTCctacagcaacagcagcaggacCAGCTCCAGCACCAGTACTGCTCCCTCTCCCCACTAGACAATAAAACAGGCTACAGTCTGCAGGACTATGTGTAG